In the genome of Theropithecus gelada isolate Dixy chromosome 19, Tgel_1.0, whole genome shotgun sequence, the window ATTATTGATGGTAGGAAATTACAATCTTTACTATTGCTGAACTGTCTGTTTCTTCAGTTATGTCAGTTTTGGTTCAtagaaaggcttttttttttttttttttttttagacggagtcttactctgtcgcccaggctggggtgcagtggccggatctcagctcactgcaagctccacctcccaggttcatgccattctcctgccttagcctcccgagtagctgggactacaggtgcctgtcaccacacccggctaatgttttgtatttttagtagagatggggtttcatcgtgttagccaggatagtcttgatctcctgacctcgtgatccacccgccttggcctcccaaagtgatgggattacaggcgtgaaccaccgtgcctggcctgtttgtttgtttttgagacagggtctcactctgttgcccaggctggagtgcaatggtgtaatcatgactcactgatgctttgacctcctaggctcaagcaatcccctcactatggcctccctagtaactgggactgcaggtggtgcatgccatcatgcctagctaattaaaataatatattttttgtagagttggggtcttactgtgttgcccaggctggttgcgaacaTCTGGGCTTAACGATCTCCTACCTCactttccagagtgctgggatcgcaggcatgagccactatgcccagcctgtttcttttACTACCTGTCGCCCACAGGACTTGCACCTTCGAGATCCCCTGTGTTTTCCCAACTGGAGAAGGATGAACGGTTGTGGGTGCCCAGCTGGGTGGATGTGACTCCAGTCAGCAGAGCAGAAGCCAGGAGAGGTTTTGGTCTTGGTAAGTGGAGTGGAGGGGAATACCTTGGTTTCAACAGTAGGCTCACAGAATGCTGAGTATCTGCATACACTGTTACCTTGGTGTTGAGGGCAGTGACCATACCTTATTTCCTTCCACCTTTCCTGTCTTATCTGGACACTGTGCAGTCTGCCATCTCTGCCATGACTTTCGGGCCCCGCATGTTCCTGCCTGTCTGGCCTGTGTCTCCTCATTGCCCTTCTCTGTATCTGTGCAGAGCTGTCTATTATTGGCAACTCAGTGGGTGTCTTGAGATGTGCTCATATCCTTAAACAGGTATTTGAACTTCAGCCCATCCTTAATTTTTACTTAAACACTAGCTGCTACTTTGGAATCACATTTTGCTGGGTCTAGATGCATGCCTCCTCATAATGCTTGACTGTCCCCAGCAGCCAAGGCCCTGCTGAAACCGTTTGCAGAGGGGTGACTTGGAGACCCCACTTCTCTTCCCTGCACTGCATCCTATCTTGTGCCTTCATCTCAGTTGAGGTTTTCCTTATTCTGTAGTCTGGTGGAGCCATGTTCAGTTGGGCCAGGCTTTCCCAGTCCAGACCTTTCCTAGCAACCTttcagcaattctttttttttgagacggagttttgctcttattgcctaggctggagggcagtggcacgatctcagcttaccgcaacgtCCGCCTCCGgattcaagtgatgctcctgcctcagcctcccgagtagctgggattacaggcatacgccaccatgcctggctaattttgtatttttagaggataCGGGGTTTCgtcgtgttggtcaggctggtcttgaactcctgacctcaggtgatctgcccagcttggcctcccaaagcactgggattacaggcgtgagccaccgcgcctgagcCTTTCAGCAATTCTATGGAGTCCCTTTGGGTGTGTCTGACATGCACTGGTGATGAAGGTACCTCCTCCCTCTAGTTCAACTCTTAGTAACAGATTCATCTCTGCTTTCAGATGGTCTATGTAGAGTGGAGGATGAGAGAGCCCGTCCCGAGCGTCTGAAGAGCTACAGAGTCATCCAGCCCCAGGACACTCATGGTGAGGAGAAACCAAGAAGGCACACTAAGCATGGGGCAGCCTTCCCACCTGGTTCCAGTTGTGGGCAACAGCAAGAAGTCCATGTGGCAGAGAAGCTGTTCAAATGCAGTGACTGTGGGAAGGTGTTCTCAAAGGCCTTCGCCCTCCTTGACCATCTGATAATGCATTCTGAAGACAGACCCTTCAGATGCCCAACAGGCAGAAGTGCTTCCAAGGAGAAGTCAACTCACATTAACCCCCGAAAAATTCGAGCTGGAGAAACAGCCCATGTGTGTAATGAGTGTGGGAAGGCCTTCTGTTACCCGTCCAAGTTGAGAAAACACCAGAAGGTTCACACAGGCATAAAACCTTTTAAGTGTAGTGACTGTGGGAAAACCTTCAACCGCAAAGACGCCCTGGTTCTACACCAGAggattcacactggagaaaggcctTATGAGTGCAGCAAATGTGGGAAAACCTTCAGTGTTCTGTCTACCCTCATTCGGCACCGGAAAGTGCACATTGGAGAAAGGCCCTATGAGTGTACAGAATGTGGGAAGTTATTTAAATACAGTAATAGCTTCATTCTTCACCagagagttcacactggagaaaggcctTTTGAATGCAAGCAATGTGGGAAAGCCTACGTGACCCGTTCAGGCCTCTATCAGCACTGGAAAGTCCACACTGGGGAACGGCCCTATGAATGTAGCCTGTGTGGGAAAACCTTCACTACCAGATCCTACCGCAATCGGCACCAGCAGTTCCACACTGAAGAGAGGTCTTATGAATGTACagagtgtgggaaagccttcaaaCATAGTTCCACCCTCCTTCAGCACAAGAAAGTCCATACTTCAGAAAGGCCCCAGGGGGACAGGTCACATGGGAAAGTCATTAGCTGCTAGCACCGTGTTCATCAGGAAGGGTCTTTTTCCAGAAAGGAGATAGAGGAGAGTGGCCATGAGAGTGCCATCTGAAAGAAGCTAAACCTTGTACATCCCAACATCCACCCCGGGGAGAGTTCCCATGTGTGCCTGGCGTGTGGGAAGCTTTCAGGAGCCACACTGCACTCTGACTTGCCTGTGGCTGTTGGGAGTGTCACATCACTGTCAGTTTATCCACCGCCATCCTCCTCTGTCCACCCCGTAAGGTCCCTACAGCAAGTGGGACAGGAGACCTTGTGCTCCTTGCTCTAAACAGTAGAGAATCATTAATGGTAGAGCCCAAAACAGACCTCATTCCCTACCCCTGACTGGTTTAGCTGTGGACATGACCCACCTCTGGCCAGAGGAGCTGAGCTGGTATCTGCTGGGGGCTTCCTGGGAAGGTTTACCACTTTCATGGACATGGTTGACATCATACGTGGTATTTGTCATGCTCTAGCATGGACTGTCTCATACTGCTCTGGACTGTGTGGCAATAAAGGCTTTATGGTTTAAGccgcttaaattttttttaaaaatatttttgagatggtcttattctgttgcccaggctggagtgcaatggtgccatcatagctcaccacaaccttgaaCTCTCGgtctcaagggatcttcctgcttcagcctcctgagtagctggcactacaggtgtgtgccatcacacctggctaattttttttttttttttttcgtagacacggtctcgctacattgcccaagctggtctggaactctgagcctcaagctgttctcctgctttggcctcccaaagtgcggggagccactgcgcctggcctagtttttttttttttttttttttttttttgagacggagtctcgctctgtcgcccaggctggagtacagtggccggatctcagctcactgcaagctccgcctcccgggtttatgccattctcctgcctcagcctcccgagtagctgggactacaggcgcccgccacctcgcccagctagttttttgtattttttagtagagacggggtttctccgtgttagccaggatggtctcaatctcctgacctcgtgatccgcccgtctcggcctcccaaagtgctgggattacaggcttgagccaccgcgcccggccgtggcctagtttttttagagacagggtctcacgctcttgcccaggctggagtgcagtggcgtgatcctagcTCATTGCAGActtgaactactggactcaagtgatcctcctgtttcagtaTCTTGAATAGCTAGGATTGTACTTGTGtggcactatgcctggctaatttaaaaaattttttacagagacaggatcttgctacattgcccaggctggtcacgaactccttgcctcaagcagttctcttgcctcagccttccaaagtgctgatactatagttgtgagccactgtgccttgccaaGTCACTTTTAATATTGAGGTTCTGGGGCTGGGCGCCAGTggttaacacctgtaatcccagtactttgggaggccgaggcgggcagatcacgaggtcaggagatcaagaccaccctggctaacatggtgaaaccccgtctctactaaaaatacaaacaaaattagccgggtgtggtggcggatgcctgtagtcccagctacttgggaggctaaggcagaagaatggcgtgaacccgggaggcggagcttgcagtgagccaagatcacaccactgcactccagcctgggcaacacagtgagactccatctcaaaaaaaaaaaaaaaaaattgagattctGATCCCTGTACTTGGAGAGATTGTTGAGAATAGAATCAGGCACTATCACCATAAGTTGAGGGAATGGCTCTTGTGGGGGTGGTCTCTTGagttttttcctgcctcagtgggGATGGCAGGTTGACAGAAAATAGCTCTAATCAAGGTTGGCCTAATTTGTTTTGGCCCCTGAGTCCTCCAGGGAAAGACTTGTAGCCTGGATGTCAGGCTTTTTTTTTGTGGGTCCAGAGCTCACCTTGAGGAAGGGAATAGTTGGTGAGAGATCTTCTGTAtgtttatggacagaaaaagttGCATTCTTTGTTCCCAGGGAATGTTCCAGAACTTCCAGCATTAGTCAGAAGGagctatttccattttcagctCAGAAGCCATATTCTCCAAAATCTGGAACATGGAGGTAAGTTCTAGACTGACTGTAAAACCCTTAGGGGCCTGCTGGGTAGAGTAATCTGAGTATAGTAAGTGGGCATAGAAATAGTGAAGCAGTGTGGAGTGAAGTGTCTGGTAAACAAGAGGGCTTGAGCCAGTTCTAAAGACGCATCCACAAATGTTCCAGCAACTGAGGTTTCATGGAGTGAGGGCACCAGAACTCAGCAATTGCAGACCTGTTATTTGTAGCAAGCTCACTGTCAGCAAATAATTTACAGACTTTATGGATTCTCATATACTCTCTGGGCTGTTCTCTTCTCATGGCCATTATCCTGAGACTGAAGGATTCTGTAGTCGTGGGATGTGCCTTTTCTGACCTGGCCAGTACTCCCGGTGTCTCTGGATGCTGTGGCCTTTTCCACTGTCAAGTTTTTGCAGTCACAGCGTCAGGGCTCTCCCTCTAGGGCTCAAGGGAGACAGGTGGGGTAACCAAAGTATGGATCCAGATCTTGGGGTTTATGGGGCCTTttctaagtcttgctctgtcacacagcctggagtgcagtggtgtgatcacggctcactgcacctttgacttctgggactcaagtgatccttctacctcagcctcctgagtagcagagactacaggtgcatgccaccatacccagctaatttaaaaaaaaaatcgttttaggctgggcgtggtggcccacgcatgtaatcctagcactttgggaggccaaggtgggcagatcactttaggtcaggagatcgaaaccagcctggccaacatggtgaaaccccgtctctactaaaaatacaaaaaaattaacagggcatggtggtgggcacctgtaatcccagctacttgggaggctgaggcaggagaattgcttgaacctgggaggcagaggttgcagtgagccagcattgcaccactgcactccagcctgggcaacagagcaagactctgtctcaaaaaaaaaaattttttttggtggggggggtcAGGattagtggcttatgcctgtaatgccggcactctgggagactgaggtgggaggatcgcttgagccgagAAGTTCatgacaagcctgggcaacacggcaagaccccatctctttttttttttttaagagataaggttttgccatgtgctcaggctgatcttgaactcttgggctcaagtgatcttccagcctcagactcccaaagtgctgggtttacaggtgtgacaCTGTTCCTGGCttatacccagtttttttttgttgtttttttttttgttttttttttgagacggagtctcactctgttgcccaggctggagtgcagtggcgcgatcttagcacactgcaacctctgcctcctggggtcaagcgattctcctacctcagcctcccaagtagctgggatgataggcacctgccaccgtgcctggctaattttggtatttttagtagagacgggatttcaccatgctggccaggctggtctcgaactcctgaccttgtgatctgcccacctcagcctcccaaagtgctgggattacaggcgtaagccaccacgcccagcctatatacCCACTCTTAAAGACATACAAGATGCTAAATGTTATTCAGAATGGGCTAGAAAATGGGTGGTAACTTCCGGGTGTTGCCAAGGCAATGGCAAACTGCCATGGCAATGACGGGCCTGTCTTGTGGGGAAGTGCTTTCAGCCTCTTGCTGATTTCAGCGTCTTCAACCTGCTCTGGAGTAGAGTTCCAtctgcctcctccctcagcttcacAAAAATCCATTGAGGGAGGAATTACCTTCATTTTCCATTGCTTCCCCACTTCCCCAGCCTGTGCACTCAGACTGGCTGCTGGATAGGATATTGATCACCTTGCTGCCTATGGAAATCTCAGTGCTGGccggcgccgtggctcacgcctgtaatcccagcactttgggaggccgaggcaggtggatcacgaggtcaggagattgagaccatcctggctaacacggtgaaaccccgtctctactaaaaatgcaaaatattagccg includes:
- the ZNF584 gene encoding zinc finger protein 584 isoform X1 yields the protein MAGEAEVQLDPSLRGLVMFEDVAIYFSREEWGLLNVTQKGLYRDVMLENFALVSSLGLAPSRSPVFSQLEKDERLWVPSWVDVTPVSRAEARRGFGLDGLCRVEDERARPERLKSYRVIQPQDTHGEEKPRRHTKHGAAFPPGSSCGQQQEVHVAEKLFKCSDCGKVFSKAFALLDHLIMHSEDRPFRCPTGRSASKEKSTHINPRKIRAGETAHVCNECGKAFCYPSKLRKHQKVHTGIKPFKCSDCGKTFNRKDALVLHQRIHTGERPYECSKCGKTFSVLSTLIRHRKVHIGERPYECTECGKLFKYSNSFILHQRVHTGERPFECKQCGKAYVTRSGLYQHWKVHTGERPYECSLCGKTFTTRSYRNRHQQFHTEERSYECTECGKAFKHSSTLLQHKKVHTSERPQGDRSHGKVISC
- the ZNF584 gene encoding zinc finger protein 584 isoform X2, whose product is MLENFALVSSLGLAPSRSPVFSQLEKDERLWVPSWVDVTPVSRAEARRGFGLDGLCRVEDERARPERLKSYRVIQPQDTHGEEKPRRHTKHGAAFPPGSSCGQQQEVHVAEKLFKCSDCGKVFSKAFALLDHLIMHSEDRPFRCPTGRSASKEKSTHINPRKIRAGETAHVCNECGKAFCYPSKLRKHQKVHTGIKPFKCSDCGKTFNRKDALVLHQRIHTGERPYECSKCGKTFSVLSTLIRHRKVHIGERPYECTECGKLFKYSNSFILHQRVHTGERPFECKQCGKAYVTRSGLYQHWKVHTGERPYECSLCGKTFTTRSYRNRHQQFHTEERSYECTECGKAFKHSSTLLQHKKVHTSERPQGDRSHGKVISC